Proteins encoded in a region of the Salmo salar unplaced genomic scaffold, Ssal_v3.1, whole genome shotgun sequence genome:
- the LOC106595566 gene encoding zinc finger protein 391-like — MKVKTEGEITVILTEESGDLITTREGPDSHSDSGETPSGEPDPETPKPARQHHCSQCGKSFKWLRNLKVHERTHTGENPYECSHCGKSFTKLGNLKEHERTHTREKSFQCSQCGKRFTQLRYLKQHEEIHTEDRKTYHCSQCGKIFTGLGNLKIHMRRHSGEKPYHCSHCVKSFTQLGSLKPHERGHTGEKPYHCSHCGRNFRWYASLKEHERIHSGEKPYKCSRCEKSFTRLGSLKKHERIHTGEKPFQHTNTQEEKTYHCSHCEKTFSQSEDLKSHERIERLCSDLCF, encoded by the exons ATGAAAGTTAAGACCGAG ggagagattactgtcatattgacagaggagtcaggagatctgattaccacca GAGAGGGACcagactctcactctgacagcGGGGAGACTCCTTCAggggaaccagacccagagacgcccaaaccagcgagacaacaccactgttcccagtgtggaaagagttttaagtGGTTAAGGAACCTGAAAGTACATGAGAGAACGCATACAGGAGAAAACCCTTACGaatgctcccactgtggaaagagttttaccaagttagggaacctaaaagagcatgagaggacacacacaagagaaaagagtttccaatgttcccagtgtggaaagaggttTACCCAGTTACGGTACCTGAAACAACATGAAGAAATACACACAGAAGATAGGAAGACctaccactgctctcagtgtggaaagatatTTACTGGGTTAGGGAACCTGAAAATACATATGAGAAGACACTCTGGAGAGAAGCCGtaccactgttcccactgtgtaaagagttttactcagttagggagcctgaaacCACATGAGAGgggacacactggagagaagccttatcactgttcccactgtggaagGAATTTTAGGTGGTATGCGAGCCTGAaggagcatgagagaatacactcaggagaaaagccttacaaaTGTTCCCGATGTGAAAAGAGTTTTACCCGGTTAGGGAGCCTGAAaaagcatgagagaatacacacaggagaaaagcctttccaacatactaatacacaggaggagaagacataccactgctctcattgtgaaaagacattttcccagtcagaggacctgaaatcacacgagagaatagagaggctgtgttctgacttatgtttttga